Sequence from the Mauremys reevesii isolate NIE-2019 linkage group 5, ASM1616193v1, whole genome shotgun sequence genome:
CGTTGATATGTATGTAAGAAAACTTAAGGAGAGGCAACGGAGGAAAAACATTGCACGAGATTATAATCTGGTACCTGCCTTTCTTGGGAAGGATAAAAAGGACAAGGAAAAAGCTCCAAAACGGAAGATcacaaaagaagaaaaggagttgAGGCTAAAACTGAGGCCTCTCTATCAATTCATGTCTTGTAAGGAGTTTGAAGACTTCTTTGAGAACATGCACAAGGAGAGGGTACTTCGAGCAAAGATTCGAGAACTGCAGCGGTACCGTCGAAATGGAatcaccaaaatggaagagtcaGCAGAATATGAGGCAGCTAGACACAAACgagagaagaggaaggaaaataaaaatatagcCAATTCCaagagaggaaaggaagatggtaAGGATGGGGAATTTGCTGCTATTGAAAATCTGCCTGGCTTTGAACTCCTATCAGACAGAGAAAaggtgctctgtagttctctaaACCTGAGTCCTGCACGTTATGTGACTGTGAAAACTATAATTATTAAAGACCATCTCCAAAAAAGACAGGGTATTCCCTCAAAAAGTCGCCTTCCCAGTTATTTGGATAAGGTActaaagaaaaggattttaaacTTCCTAACAGAAAGTGGTTGGATATCTAGGGATGCTTCATGA
This genomic interval carries:
- the TADA2B gene encoding transcriptional adapter 2-beta, which codes for MAELGKKYCVYCLAEVSSLRFRCTECADIELCPDCFSAGAEIGPHRRWHGYQLVDGGRFTLWGAEAEGGWSSREEQLLLDAIEQFGFGNWEDMAAHVGASRTPQEVMEHYVSMYIHGNLGKACIPDTIPNRVTDHTCPSGGPLSPSLTTPLPPLDISVVEQQQLGYMPLRDDYEIEYDQDAETLISGLSVNYDDDDVEIELKRAHVDMYVRKLKERQRRKNIARDYNLVPAFLGKDKKDKEKAPKRKITKEEKELRLKLRPLYQFMSCKEFEDFFENMHKERVLRAKIRELQRYRRNGITKMEESAEYEAARHKREKRKENKNIANSKRGKEDGKDGEFAAIENLPGFELLSDREKVLCSSLNLSPARYVTVKTIIIKDHLQKRQGIPSKSRLPSYLDKVLKKRILNFLTESGWISRDAS